A region of the Corynebacterium falsenii genome:
TTCGGAATCACCACGGTGAGCAGCTGCACAATAATGGATGCCGTGATGTAGGGCATGATGCCCACGGCGAAGATCGATAGACGCAGCAGCGCACCACCGGAGAACAAGTTAATCAGCGAGTACATCGCCGAGTTGTTCGTCAGATCTTCGACCTGCTTGGTGATGAGTGCGTAATCGATACCGGGGGTCGGGATTTGAGCTCCGATTCGGTACAGAACGATCAGCGCGATGGTGAAAAGCAGCTTCTTGCGAAGATCCGCGTTCCGGAACGCCGAGACTATGGCGGACAAACTAGCCTCCTGGTTTGGGTGCCAGCCACAGCCATGGTGAGTAGTTGACTCTCTTTGGTGCAAGCTGCGGACTGATGTACAACCTCCGAATCCTATCAGCACCACCGGCAATGAGAAAACTTTTAGTCGCGTAAGCGCCCGCTACTGCACATTTCGTCGACACCTGAACTTGGCTCCACCGCTCTGCTCCTCCTGGATCTTCGGCATCCTCGGGCAATTCGGGATCACTTCTGTGTGCCAAGAGACTAGTTATCGGGGGCGCACCCATGTGGGGCATAAAAAATCCCCGCCCACCGAAGTGGACGGGGATGAACTGTGCAGCATCACAGTGCGACTATCGAATGCATCGATAGCGCTGAGGTGTATTACGCCTCGGTGGTGGTGCCGCCAGCGTTCTCGATCTTCTCCTTAGCGGAGCGGGAGAACTTGTTAGCGGTGACGTTCAGCTTCACGCTGATGTCGCCGTCGCCGAGGATCTTCACCGGCAGCTTGGGGCGAACCAAGCCAGCGGAGACGATGTCTGCGATGGTGACGTCGCCACCATTGGGGAAGGCCTTCTCCAGGTCGGAAACATTCACAACCTGGAAAGGAACCTTCGCCGGGTTCTTGAAGCCCTTGAGCTTCGGCAGGCGCATGTGAAGTGGCATCTGGCCACCTTCGAATGCGGCCGAAACCTGCTTGCGGGCCTTGGTGCCCTTGGTACCACGACCGGCGGTCTTACCCTTGGAGGCCTCACCGCGACCCACACGGGTCTTCGGCTTGTTGGCGCCCTTGGCGGGACGGAGGTCGTGGAGCTTGATTGGATCGCTCATAATTCCTACTCCCCTGCCACTTCTTCAACCTTGACCATGTGGCGCACGGTGTTGATCTGACCGCGGACGACCGGGGTGTCCTCGCGAACAACCTCTTGTCCGATGCGCTTCAGGCCAAGGGAACGCAGCGACTCACGCTGCTTCGGCTTCGTTCCAACAGTACCCTTTAGCTGGGTAATCTTCAGTGCCATGGCTTAAGCCCCCTGTCCTGCAGCACGTGCGCGCAGCATAGCGGCAGGTGCAACTTCATCGAGAGACTTGCCGCGGCGTGCAGCAACCTCTTCTGGGCGAACCAGCTGCTTCAGGCCAGCAACGGTGGCGTGAACCACGTTGATGGCGTTGTCGGAGCCGAGGGACTTGGACAGGATGTCCTGCACGCCTGCGCACTCCAGAACCGGGCGGGCAGCGCCGCCGGCGATCACACCGGTACCGGGGGCAGCGGGCTTCATCATGACGATGCCTGCTGCGGCCTCACCCTGAACCGGGTGAGTGATGGTGCCGTTGATCATGGGCACGCGGAAGAAGTTCTTGCGAGCTTCCTCCGCGCCCTTCTGGATTGCGGCGGGAACTTCCTTGGCCTTGCCGTAGCCAACGCCCACCATGCCCTGACCATCGCCCACGATGACCAGTGCGGTGAAGCTAAAGCGACGACCACCCTTGACAACCTTGGACACGCGGTTGATGGTCACCACGCGCTCGATGTACTGGTTGCGCTCGTCCTGCTGCTGGTTGCGACGATCGTTGCGGCCACCACGGTCGTTGTTGCGGTGGTTGCGATCGTTGCGCTCGTTGTTGTCGTTGTTCTCGGCGGAGCGTCCGCCGTTACGGTCACGTCCCGACATCACGCGTTCCTTCCGTTGGTGTTGTTAATGGTGTTGATCATTAGAACTTCAGACCACCTTCGCGAGCGGCGTCGGCCAGAGCGGCGACGCGGCCGTGGTACTTGTAGCCAGCGCGGTCGAAGACCACAGCTTCAATGCCAGCAGCCTTGGCGCGCTCGGCGATCAGCTGACCAACCTTGGCACCGCGTGCCTTCTTGTCGCCCTCCATGGCGCGCACGTCGGCTTCCATCGTGGACGCTGCGACCAGGGTGTGGCCTGCAGTGTCGTCGATGACCTGTGCGCTCATGTGGCGGGAAGAGCGGTGCACCACGAGACGCGGGGTCTCGGGGGTACCGGAAAGGGTCTTGCGGATACGGAAGTGACGGCGTGCGCGTGCATCGCGACGGCGGGTGGAGATGTCCTTGCCCACCGGGAGACGCTTGCCGGACTTGTTGGATGCAGTGTTGCTCATTACTTACCCGTCTTTCCGACCTTGCGACGGATCTGCTCACCCTCGTAGCGGATGCCCTTACCCTTGTAAGGATCATCCTTGCGGAGGCGGCGGATGTTCGCTGCGATCTGGCCGACCTGCTGCTTGTCAATACCGGTGATGGAGAACTTGGTGTTTCCGTCAACCGCGAACGTCACACCTTCCGGTGCTTCGATCAGGATGGGGTGAGAGTAGCCCAGAGCGAACTCCAGGTTCTTACCCTTAAGCTGCACACGGTAACCAACACCGAAGATTTCCATCTTGATGGTGTAGCCCTCGGTCACGCCCACGACCATGTTGTTGATCAGGGAGCGGGACAGGCCGTGCAAAGAGCGGTTCTTGCGGTGATCATCGGGGCGGGAGACAACGAGCTCGTTGTCTTCCTGTGCCACGGAGATCGGAGCCGGAATATCCTGGGTCAGGGAACCCTTCGGGCCCTTGACCTCGACACTCTGGCCATTGATGGTGACGGTGACGCCAGAGGGAACGGCCACCGGTGCCTTGCCAATACGAGACATGGTTAGACCTCCTCTTACCAGACGTAGGCGAGGACTTCTCCGCCCACGCCCTTGTTGTTGGCCTCACGGTCGGTCAGCAGGCCCTGAGAGGTGGAGATGATAGCCACACCCAGGCCGCCGAGAACCTTCGGCAGATCGTTGGACTTTGCGTAAACGCGCAGACCCGGCTTGGAAACGCGGCGCAGACCGGCGATGGAACGCTCACGGTGCGGGCCGTACTTCAGCTCGATGTCCAGCGTCTTGCCAACCTTGGCGTCATTGACGGTGTAGTCAGCAATGTAACCTTCCTGCTTCAAGATCTCGGCGATGTTGGCCTTGATCTTGGAGGAAGGCATGGAGACAGAATCGTGGAACGCGTTGTTGGCGTTCCGCACGCGGGACAGCATGTCCGCGATAGGATCAGTCATGGTCATGTTTGGTGACCTAGTGCCTTTCTTGTTGCGGTTCCCATCTCACCCATATCAGTGGCGTGTACCGCGCGCTGATGGCCACTCACGCCGCTCCATGCTCAGTAGCATGGGCCGCTCGCTGCCAGTTGCCGCACGGCCGCTTGGGGCAAGGGGCCTACAACAAAGTTGATGTACAAGTTCGTTTCCCCACGTCACGCGCGGGGACACACTTCCGTGGTCAAATTAGCCACAAGAAGACTGAACAAGCCTAGCAACCAGCGCAAACTAGTACAAATCCCGCTCCCCGAACCACTCGGAGCATTCGTTCATTCCGACGCTGGACGATCGCGACACTGTGGCAACTCGCTGTGATACTGCACTGGACACTGCGGCACAGCGTTGACCGTAAATAATGTAGGCAGCGGTAGGTACTAGACAGTAAGTACTAGTAGGTAGCAGTAGATAAGGACCCCCAATGGATCAGAACAGCACTAATTCCAGCACCACCGGCGCATCGAATCCGGCCAGCAAGAAGGGAAAAGGCAGCCCCGAGGAGATGCTCAAAGCCCACGAGTGGCTAGCGCAGGTCGCCGATATCCTTGACCTCCCTCAGGAGGTGCAGCGTGATGGCGTCAAACCAATACTCGACCTCACCAAGGACGTGGCGCACAACCGATCACGCCCGTCTGCCCCTGTCACGGCGTTTTTGGTGGGACTTGCTGCGGGACTGAACAGCGCGGACCGGTCGCCGGAGGCGTTGCAGGAGGCCATCGAGCAGGCCCTCGCCCCCGTCGCCGAAGCCGCCCGCTAAGCCCCGGTGAGGTCCCAATCGGGCCACCGGCGCAGGCACGAGAAAATTGCTATGACCCTAGGTTGGTGTCGCACGAGGCGTATAAGCTAGTCACCATGACGAGCCTCCAGAACCAGCCCACCGCAGAACGCAACGAGGCCGGCAACCCGGTTAACCCCACCGCGAACCGGTTTGACCACCCCAAGGTCTCGAAGAAGAAGGACACCGCAGCTGGCTACAGCGCTGTTTTCCACGCGATGACGCACGCGGTTCCCAACCGCGGCCTGCTGCCCCTCATCACGATGAACAAGCCGGGCGGCGTGGACTGCCCCGGCTGCGCCTGGCCCGAGCCCGATCACCACGACCTGAACATCCAGGAATACTGTGAAAACGGCGCCAAGGCCATCGCGGAGGAAACCACCTCCGACCGAGCTGACCGCGACTTCTGGGCTCGCTACACCATCGAGGAGCTCCGCGAAAAGACCGACCACTGGCTCGGCAAGCGCGGCCGCATCACCGAACCGATGCTCTACGACCGTTCCAGCGGCGACGAGCACTACCGGCCCGTGTCCTGGGAGCGCGCCTTCGAGATCATCCGCGATCAGCTCACCACCACCGCGCCGGAAGAGGCCGTGTTCTACACCTCCGGCAAGGCCAGTAACGAGGCGGCGTACGCCTACCAGCTGCTGGCTCGCCGCATGGGATCGAACAACCTGCCGGACTGTGGCAACCTGTGCCACGAAACCACCGGCACCGCACTGAGCGCCACTCTGGGGCTCGGCAAGGGTTCGGTGACCATCGACGACATCCACACCACCGACCTGTTCATTTCGGTGGGCCAGAACCCGGGCACGAACCACCCGCGCGGGCTGACTGCGCTTACGCGTTGTAAGGAAAACGGCGGCAAGATCATCGCGATCAACCCCATGCCGGAGGCCGGGCTCATGCACTTCCGCGAGCCCCAGGAAGCCGCTACCCTGCTGGGCCGGAAGCACAAGCTCGCCGACCAATACATGCAGGTGCGCCTCGACGGCGACCGCGCTCTCTTCCAGGCGGTCAACAAGGAACTGATCAAGCGAGACGCCCTCGATCACCAGTTCATCGAGCGTTTCACCTCCGGGTTCGAAGAGACGAAGAAGCACCTTCTCAGCCTGGATGATCGCGAGCTGGAGGTGGCGTCCGGGATAAGCCGCAAGGAAATCCTGGCGATGGTCGAAAAGATCGTCGACGCCGATACGATGGTCATTTCCTGGACCCTCGGTGTGACGCAGCACGTGGATGCTGTCGCCACGATCCAGGAGATGGTCAACACCCTGCTGCTCACCGGCAACATCGGCAAGCCCGGTGCCGGCACCGCCCCGCTGCGTGGGCACTCCAACGTGCAGGGCAACCGGACCGTGGGCATCTGGGAGAAGATGCCGGAGCACTTCCTACAAGCGCTGCAGGATCACTTCGGCTTCGATGTTCCCCGCGAGCACGGCCACGACACCGTGGATTCCCTGCGCGCCATGCGCGATGGCAAGGTGAAATTCTTCATGTCGCTGGGCGGCAACCTGGTGCGCGTGGCCTCCGATACGGGCGTGGTGGAGCGCGGCATGGCAGCCAACGAGCTGACCGTGCACCTGTCCACCAAGCCGAATGGTTCGCACGCCTGGCCGGGCGAGAAGTCGCTGATCCTGCCCGTGCGGGCTCGCACGGATAAGGACATGCAGGCCGGCGGCCACCAGGGCATCACTGTGGAGGATTCGGTGGGCAAGGTGCACATCTCGTACGGTCACCGCACCGCCAACGACGACCTCGATCTGCGCAGCGAGGTGGACATCATTTGCTCCATCGGCCGCGAGACCTTTGGGGATGATTTCTGGCAGCCGATGATCGACGACTACGGCGTGATCCGCGATCACATCGAGGCCACCATTGCCGGATTCGAGGATTACAACCGCAGGCTGGAAAAGCCCGGCGGGTTCTACCTACCCAACGGCCCGCGGGAGCGCACCTTCAACACCGATGATGGCAAGGCACACATCACGGTGAACCCGGTGAACGCCGTGCAGGTGCCCGAGGGCCACTTCATGATGAACACGGTTCGCTCGCACGACCAGTACAACTCCACGATCTACGGCCTCAATGACCGTTACCGCGGCATCAAGAACGGCCGCCGCGTGGTGTTCGTCAACCCGCAGGACCTACGTGAGCAGGGGCTCAAGGATGGCGACATGGTGGATCTCGTGTCCGAGTGGCACGGCGAGGTGCGCCGGGCACCGAACTTCCGTGTGGTGGCTTACGACCACGCCCGTGGCTGCGTGAGCACCTACTTCCCCGAGGCCAACCAGCTCATTCCGCTGGATCACACGGTGAAGGGGTCCAACACTCCGGTCTCGAAGTCCACGATCATCCGGATGGAGCCGCTGGGCAAGACTGCCAGCGATATGCCCGAGATGGCCGCTGCGGACAAGTAGGCCAGCTGCTGTATGGGCAATCGTTTGACGGCGAACAGCCGCGTAACAAAGGTGCGGCTGGAGCCGGCTGCTGAAGGCTCAGTGCAGAACCCGGCGCAGAACCCGGTGCAGGTCTCGGTGGACACGCGGGCGGACTCCCTGGCCGTGGAGGAACCACTGCAGATCCGCGTGGATGGCGAAGACTTCACCACCACGATGCGCACGCCTGGCAACGACTTCGAGCTGGTGCACGGTTTGTTGCATGCCGAAGATGTGATTCACGACCGTGATGACGTGGTGACGATGCGCTACTGCGCCGGGGCCGTGGGCCCTGGTGGGCAGAACACGTACAACACCATCGACGTGGAACTGCGCCGATCGCAGCCATCAGATTCTGCGGGTATCCCCCTACCGCTGCTCAACCAACCAGTGTTCGACCAGGCCGAGTTCGACCAGCCCACGCAGGGCAACTCCGCCGCGCTTCCCACGCGCAACGTCATCACCACGTCCGCGTGCGGTATCTGCGGCACCACGTCTATCGAGGATCTGGTGAAGCGCCGCCGCTACCCCATCCGACCCGTCCGCCCGGAGGCGGAGTTCGTGGTCAGCCTGCCGGAGAAGATCCGCTTTAGTCAGAAAGCGTTCCGGCGCACCGGTGGAATCCACGCGGCCGGTGCCGTCAGCGGCGATGGCGACGTGCTCCTCGTCAGGGAGGACGTGGGCCGGCACAACGCCGCCGACAAGGTGATCGGAGCGCTGCTCATGAACGATCAGCTGCCTGCGGAAGGCCTGTACTTGGTCATGACTTCGCGCGCGAGCTTCGAGCTGGTGCAAAAGGCCGTGCTCGCTGGCTTCTCTGGACTCGTCGCCGTCTCCGCGGCAACCTCGCTGGCGGTGGACCTTGCCAAGGAGACTGGGTTGTTCCTCACGGGCTTCACCCGCGACAGCCGGTTCAACCTCTACTCGGGCTCGCTGGCGTAGACCAACCTTCAGACCTCGGCTGACTCGTCAACCTAGCCTGAGAAGCACGAGCAAAGGTAGTGAGGTGCAAATAATGATCATCAGAGTCAAGGCCTGGTCCCATTTTTAGGGTCGTTCCTTGCGCTCAATCGCCTAATTCTTGAGTCAGAACTTCGCGAGCCGTAGGCGCTGGACACCTTACTTCCTGCAGTCATCGGCGATTCCTTTGGGGAAGCTGCAGTTTTTCCTGATCCGGGAGCACCACTATCGCCGCCGCTGCTGCCCCCATACGGCGCGTGGCTAGTGCTCCCTGCGAACACGCTTCGCCTCCAGCCCCCTCTTTACCCACGTGGCGGCTGGCTTCCCAGAAACAGCCCTACCCTGCCCAGAGTTTCCTCATCCTGTTCCCTTGGTACACACCCCAGACTCCCTATGTTGTTAGCAATGAAATCGGGAATCTCTAACAGCCTTATCCAACAGTCGCTCATTACCTTTCGTCTTCAAGCAGTTGGACAACTCAACCGCCCCAACTGTGAACTAGGCGCCAGAATTCTCTGGTTGTCTCACCTGCTAGGAAGGGATTCCTTTCATGTCAATCATGTCAACCACCCGCACCAAGGCTGCAGCGATCATCGCTGCAACCGCAGTTCTTGCCTCAGGTGGCGCAGCAACTGCGTGGGCCGCAACCCCCGATGCACAGCAGAGCACCCAGGCCTCCGCTTCGAGTAATGGGAACCAACAGCACCAACACGGACACCACAAGGGATTCGGCAACCAAGGAAAGGATAACGCGGAGCTAGCCTCGAAGCTTGGCGTTGACCAGAACACCCTCAACGCCGCGCTGCAGAAGGTTCGCGACGAACACAAGAACGACCCGAAGCCAGCCAAGGACCAAAACCTCACCCCCGAACAGCACAAGCAGCAAGAGCAGCAACGACGGGAACAGTTCAACAAGGATCTCGCCGCAGCTCTCAACATCGACCAGAGCAAGGTCGATGCCGCCATGACCAGCCTCCAACAGGAACACCAGGCCGCGCACTCCAACAACGCAGCCCAGTCGAACCAATCCAAGCAGGCTAGCTAACCTGCTTGCGGTTTTCCCAGTTCATCCACACCGTGCCTGACTCGATCTTTCGAGCGGGCACGTTGTGCGTTCTCCGGTGTCTCAGCAGATGCTCATGGCAGAGGGAAGGCACGCCTCGGCTATCTCACACCCCACTGTCCAGCCACGCGTTGATCCCGCCATCCATGTTGCGCAGGCCCTCCACGCCCGCCGCCGCGAGGATCTCAATAGCCTCCCGCGAACGCACGCCCGCCGCGCAGTACACCACCACATCGCGTCCGCGCCGCAGCTCGCTCTTCAGCTCTGCGACCAGCCCCTCGGGCACGTCCTGGCGCAGCCCGCTCAGGGGCACCAGCCGCGCCCCCGGAATGTGGAACGCATCGTATTCGCCCTGTTCACGGACGTCTATCAGCAGCTCGCCTTCTTCGTTCGACGCCACCAGCGCCTCCCCCACCTGCACCTCCTCGTGGGTGCTCACGGGCACACTGCCTTCCGGGGTCGCCAGCTCGATGTACTCCCACCGTCCGCTCATCCCGGAAAGATAAGCGATCACGCCCACCAAGGGCTCGCCCACTCCCCCGAGGATCTTCACGGCCTCTAAGGCCATCGCGGTGCCGACCACTCCCACGAGAGGCCCCAGCACGCCTGCCTCTGCACAGCTCGGCACAGCCCCCGCCGGCGGGGCTTCGGGGAACACATCCGTGTACACCGGACCATGACCCTGCCAGAAGACGGAGAGTTGGGCGTCGAACCCAAGGATCGAACCCCAGATATGAGGAACGCGTGCACGGGAGCAGGCCGCGGAGGTGGCGTAGCGAGCGGGGAAGTTATCGGTGCCGTCGAGGACCACGTCGGCGGTGGCGATGAGGTCGTCCGCCGTGGCGTCTGTGATCCGGGCCTGAACTGCGGTGATGGTGATGTGGCTATTGCGCTGGCGCATCTGCTCGGCGGCGGAGTTTACCTTCAGCTCGCCGATGGCGGTTTCCGTGTGGATGATTTGGCGGTGGAGGTTGGAAAGCTCCACGGTGTCGTCATCGATAACGGTGATGTGCCCCACCCCTGCGGCCGCGAGGTACAGCAGCGCCGGAGCGCCCAGGCCACCGGCGCCGATGACCACGGCATGCGAGCGGGCTAAGCGGCGCTGGGCCGCCATGCCGAAGCCTTCGAGGGTGAGCTGGCGGCGGTAGCGGGCGATCCACTGGGCATCGGGTGATGCTGTACTGTTGTCATTATTGTTCTTGCCCATTACAGCCCCACCCACACGGTCGAGCCATCCGCCATGTCCTGTTCCTTCCAGATCGGTACCTCAGCCTTCACCCGGTCGGCGATCTCCTCAGCGGCGGCGAACGCGGGGCCTCGGTGCGCGGCGGCCACGACCACAGCGAAGGCCAGGTCCCCGATGCGCAGCGGGCCGGTGCGGTGTGCGGCCCACGCGCGAACCTCGGGATGGCCGGACACCACGGACTCCACCACCTCGCGCATGAAGTCGGTGGCCTGCGGATGG
Encoded here:
- the rplO gene encoding 50S ribosomal protein L15 codes for the protein MSDPIKLHDLRPAKGANKPKTRVGRGEASKGKTAGRGTKGTKARKQVSAAFEGGQMPLHMRLPKLKGFKNPAKVPFQVVNVSDLEKAFPNGGDVTIADIVSAGLVRPKLPVKILGDGDISVKLNVTANKFSRSAKEKIENAGGTTTEA
- the rpmD gene encoding 50S ribosomal protein L30, translated to MALKITQLKGTVGTKPKQRESLRSLGLKRIGQEVVREDTPVVRGQINTVRHMVKVEEVAGE
- the rpsE gene encoding 30S ribosomal protein S5, with the protein product MSGRDRNGGRSAENNDNNERNDRNHRNNDRGGRNDRRNQQQDERNQYIERVVTINRVSKVVKGGRRFSFTALVIVGDGQGMVGVGYGKAKEVPAAIQKGAEEARKNFFRVPMINGTITHPVQGEAAAGIVMMKPAAPGTGVIAGGAARPVLECAGVQDILSKSLGSDNAINVVHATVAGLKQLVRPEEVAARRGKSLDEVAPAAMLRARAAGQGA
- the rplR gene encoding 50S ribosomal protein L18, with the translated sequence MSNTASNKSGKRLPVGKDISTRRRDARARRHFRIRKTLSGTPETPRLVVHRSSRHMSAQVIDDTAGHTLVAASTMEADVRAMEGDKKARGAKVGQLIAERAKAAGIEAVVFDRAGYKYHGRVAALADAAREGGLKF
- the rplF gene encoding 50S ribosomal protein L6, whose amino-acid sequence is MSRIGKAPVAVPSGVTVTINGQSVEVKGPKGSLTQDIPAPISVAQEDNELVVSRPDDHRKNRSLHGLSRSLINNMVVGVTEGYTIKMEIFGVGYRVQLKGKNLEFALGYSHPILIEAPEGVTFAVDGNTKFSITGIDKQQVGQIAANIRRLRKDDPYKGKGIRYEGEQIRRKVGKTGK
- the rpsH gene encoding 30S ribosomal protein S8 → MTMTDPIADMLSRVRNANNAFHDSVSMPSSKIKANIAEILKQEGYIADYTVNDAKVGKTLDIELKYGPHRERSIAGLRRVSKPGLRVYAKSNDLPKVLGGLGVAIISTSQGLLTDREANNKGVGGEVLAYVW
- a CDS encoding DUF6457 domain-containing protein, giving the protein MDQNSTNSSTTGASNPASKKGKGSPEEMLKAHEWLAQVADILDLPQEVQRDGVKPILDLTKDVAHNRSRPSAPVTAFLVGLAAGLNSADRSPEALQEAIEQALAPVAEAAR
- a CDS encoding FdhF/YdeP family oxidoreductase, which encodes MTSLQNQPTAERNEAGNPVNPTANRFDHPKVSKKKDTAAGYSAVFHAMTHAVPNRGLLPLITMNKPGGVDCPGCAWPEPDHHDLNIQEYCENGAKAIAEETTSDRADRDFWARYTIEELREKTDHWLGKRGRITEPMLYDRSSGDEHYRPVSWERAFEIIRDQLTTTAPEEAVFYTSGKASNEAAYAYQLLARRMGSNNLPDCGNLCHETTGTALSATLGLGKGSVTIDDIHTTDLFISVGQNPGTNHPRGLTALTRCKENGGKIIAINPMPEAGLMHFREPQEAATLLGRKHKLADQYMQVRLDGDRALFQAVNKELIKRDALDHQFIERFTSGFEETKKHLLSLDDRELEVASGISRKEILAMVEKIVDADTMVISWTLGVTQHVDAVATIQEMVNTLLLTGNIGKPGAGTAPLRGHSNVQGNRTVGIWEKMPEHFLQALQDHFGFDVPREHGHDTVDSLRAMRDGKVKFFMSLGGNLVRVASDTGVVERGMAANELTVHLSTKPNGSHAWPGEKSLILPVRARTDKDMQAGGHQGITVEDSVGKVHISYGHRTANDDLDLRSEVDIICSIGRETFGDDFWQPMIDDYGVIRDHIEATIAGFEDYNRRLEKPGGFYLPNGPRERTFNTDDGKAHITVNPVNAVQVPEGHFMMNTVRSHDQYNSTIYGLNDRYRGIKNGRRVVFVNPQDLREQGLKDGDMVDLVSEWHGEVRRAPNFRVVAYDHARGCVSTYFPEANQLIPLDHTVKGSNTPVSKSTIIRMEPLGKTASDMPEMAAADK
- the fdhD gene encoding formate dehydrogenase accessory sulfurtransferase FdhD, with the translated sequence MGNRLTANSRVTKVRLEPAAEGSVQNPAQNPVQVSVDTRADSLAVEEPLQIRVDGEDFTTTMRTPGNDFELVHGLLHAEDVIHDRDDVVTMRYCAGAVGPGGQNTYNTIDVELRRSQPSDSAGIPLPLLNQPVFDQAEFDQPTQGNSAALPTRNVITTSACGICGTTSIEDLVKRRRYPIRPVRPEAEFVVSLPEKIRFSQKAFRRTGGIHAAGAVSGDGDVLLVREDVGRHNAADKVIGALLMNDQLPAEGLYLVMTSRASFELVQKAVLAGFSGLVAVSAATSLAVDLAKETGLFLTGFTRDSRFNLYSGSLA
- a CDS encoding ThiF family adenylyltransferase, producing MGKNNNDNSTASPDAQWIARYRRQLTLEGFGMAAQRRLARSHAVVIGAGGLGAPALLYLAAAGVGHITVIDDDTVELSNLHRQIIHTETAIGELKVNSAAEQMRQRNSHITITAVQARITDATADDLIATADVVLDGTDNFPARYATSAACSRARVPHIWGSILGFDAQLSVFWQGHGPVYTDVFPEAPPAGAVPSCAEAGVLGPLVGVVGTAMALEAVKILGGVGEPLVGVIAYLSGMSGRWEYIELATPEGSVPVSTHEEVQVGEALVASNEEGELLIDVREQGEYDAFHIPGARLVPLSGLRQDVPEGLVAELKSELRRGRDVVVYCAAGVRSREAIEILAAAGVEGLRNMDGGINAWLDSGV
- a CDS encoding molybdenum cofactor biosynthesis protein MoaE codes for the protein MTDPAHVTDPAYVAKQTGVVVHAEVTDAPLEPLLADAKRTTATEAMGALVTFEGIVRDHDGGAAVTALTYTAHPQATDFMREVVESVVSGHPEVRAWAAHRTGPLRIGDLAFAVVVAAAHRGPAFAAAEEIADRVKAEVPIWKEQDMADGSTVWVGL